In candidate division KSB1 bacterium, the following proteins share a genomic window:
- a CDS encoding tetratricopeptide repeat protein: MSADATVQGPRWAEWHGWPVLLVGLAVLLRVLHIWNSHTNPTFWVPAVDPQWYDEAAQRITRGEWGPFPLFRAPLYPTLLAGVYAVFGRDLVAARMLNVLLQGAAVWAVFRAGKSYFGSIAAIVAAALLALNGTCIFYGGELLSVSAEILAATLVAWATLRLSRDSTPASLLLCGLVWGAAAILRPNFLMVAPLALLAAAYWMRRSNAPLKLLGVWLVGLALPIVPVTAANYVRGHEFVLIATQGGVNLWIGNNPESTGILSVLPGYGSTWTMQDAELQAERETGRQLRSGELSDFYADKAWRFLLSHPWDSFRFMIHKTALFCNRFEISNNKHILHFSALSPWLPWLIYLNFGVLVPLSLLGGWVTRREAGTRLLVGMVAAYAVSVILFFVTSRFRLPAVPWLCWLSGIGVAWSVSVIRGGRTRRLLPLTLLIPGCALAYLNLWQLREAPEGWARSMEGNAYLKLNQLDSARVCFSDGLRDGEQPARDALNLGVVFYRKQRLDSARYWYETSLRYDPHNPQAWNNLGTVQEMLGDTAGAFASYRRAIQERPLALDARHNLAGLNFRVGIRYLKLGADSLGAAYLDSCIFYEPTPVAHYNLAIALGRMNFQGEAIAHLDRALVLDPGLSEARRLRDQLLPLFGQ; encoded by the coding sequence ATGAGTGCCGATGCGACAGTACAGGGACCCCGTTGGGCGGAGTGGCACGGCTGGCCGGTGCTATTAGTTGGGCTGGCCGTGCTGCTGCGTGTCCTGCACATCTGGAATAGCCACACGAACCCGACGTTTTGGGTCCCGGCGGTAGATCCGCAGTGGTACGACGAGGCGGCGCAACGAATCACCCGCGGTGAATGGGGGCCGTTTCCGCTGTTTCGTGCTCCACTCTACCCTACCCTGCTGGCCGGGGTCTATGCGGTCTTCGGGCGCGATCTGGTCGCGGCGCGGATGCTGAATGTGCTGCTGCAAGGGGCGGCGGTGTGGGCAGTGTTCCGCGCGGGAAAGTCGTACTTCGGCAGCATCGCGGCCATCGTGGCGGCGGCGCTGCTCGCGCTGAACGGCACTTGCATCTTCTACGGCGGCGAGCTGCTCTCCGTCAGTGCGGAGATTCTCGCGGCCACGTTGGTGGCCTGGGCCACACTGCGGCTGAGTCGCGATTCGACTCCGGCGTCGCTCCTGCTGTGCGGGCTGGTCTGGGGCGCGGCGGCAATTCTGCGACCGAATTTCTTAATGGTCGCTCCTCTGGCGCTGCTCGCAGCGGCCTACTGGATGCGGCGGTCGAACGCGCCGCTCAAGCTGCTCGGAGTGTGGCTGGTCGGCCTCGCGCTACCGATCGTACCCGTAACCGCGGCGAATTACGTGCGCGGCCACGAGTTCGTGCTGATTGCCACGCAGGGGGGAGTCAATCTCTGGATCGGTAACAATCCCGAATCCACCGGGATTCTCTCCGTGCTCCCGGGATACGGCAGTACCTGGACCATGCAGGATGCCGAGCTGCAAGCCGAGCGCGAAACCGGGCGACAACTCCGCAGCGGCGAACTTTCCGATTTCTATGCGGACAAGGCGTGGCGCTTCCTGCTTTCGCATCCGTGGGACAGCTTCCGCTTTATGATACACAAGACGGCTCTGTTTTGCAACCGGTTTGAGATTTCGAACAACAAACATATCCTTCATTTCAGCGCTCTGAGTCCCTGGCTTCCGTGGCTGATTTACCTGAACTTCGGGGTGCTCGTGCCGCTGAGTCTGCTGGGGGGCTGGGTCACTCGGCGTGAGGCTGGGACACGGTTGCTGGTCGGGATGGTTGCCGCCTACGCGGTGAGCGTGATCTTGTTCTTTGTGACCAGTCGCTTTCGATTGCCCGCCGTCCCGTGGCTTTGTTGGCTATCGGGCATTGGCGTCGCCTGGTCGGTTTCGGTGATTCGCGGGGGCCGGACTCGCAGGTTGCTGCCGCTCACCTTGCTGATCCCGGGCTGCGCATTGGCCTATCTGAACCTCTGGCAGTTGCGCGAAGCCCCGGAGGGCTGGGCGCGGAGCATGGAAGGAAATGCATACCTGAAACTGAATCAGCTCGATTCGGCACGGGTCTGTTTCAGCGACGGACTCCGCGACGGCGAACAACCGGCCCGCGACGCGCTCAACCTCGGTGTGGTGTTCTACCGCAAGCAGCGGCTGGACAGCGCGCGCTACTGGTATGAAACATCATTGCGCTACGATCCGCACAATCCGCAAGCGTGGAACAACCTCGGCACCGTGCAGGAGATGTTGGGCGATACGGCGGGCGCGTTCGCGAGCTATCGCCGCGCGATTCAGGAGCGGCCGTTGGCGCTGGATGCAAGGCACAATCTCGCGGGGCTGAATTTCCGCGTCGGAATTCGTTATTTGAAGTTGGGCGCGGACTCGTTGGGCGCGGCCTATCTCGATTCGTGCATATTCTACGAGCCAACGCCGGTCGCTCATTACAATCTCGCGATCGCGTTGGGCCGGATGAATTTCCAGGGCGAAGCCATCGCCCATCTCGATCGCGCTTTGGTGCTCGATCCGGGCCTGTCCGAGGCGCGCAGACTGCGGGATCAGCTCCTGCCGCTGTTTGGGCAGTAG
- a CDS encoding S8 family peptidase gives MNRLLKLLTCTACALAVLIGPGGLSQAAEHSPTLDETIQTTPAGKLIPVVLVLDSRVSMDEVYPNALALAMDARRDYVIRTLKERFAMMSESVWPYLADEKKAGRVSLLRPLWVVNSIRVVLDPALIADIDSKFPEVVYILSDQRYDNTLDAAGWGLLDIEAPRCWEEVEANGSGVILGHKDSGCNTALPAFANNLWVNPGEDLNGNGHVDTIEQNEIDDDGNGYVDDFYGWNFEDDNAYLYPTDGSGHGNLTASVIASALGTATNPCDTSAVAPGVKLMILKSYTSQSSVWEASQYAIDHGAMVISASLSFKLSDCGDTVRDCPNLVMHRRVSEMELAAGIIHANSTGNYGLSNPVPMSCSAPSTCPPPAMTDGHEQQGGVSSIVAVSAYLSGHVHFSQSGHGPGGWSRDDICFTAGSPISRMPFCGPAGSSNAYPAEYEDYPWQDGAFPGLAKPDVTAPTVVSAVDRGGFCSSINGTSGATPHVGAALALIYSAFPGITPEDCYRYLIAGIQDQGEAGWDSLWGFGMVRPYAAILEGRGLRGTIAGTAAIGQSPVEGVRVSVAGNQPVYSNSNGVFRLVVAAGDYDVLFERYGYLDIHLNRHVTAQGTVNADVELQVAPQTTLAVSVVNYAGAPLADMPVWIPEIERSGITDVNGYATFNDIYAGAYDVHCGALPWAEHVVNADVHSDPLTVTATLNYSPQATVSGPDEYGYYIYDNYDSPQAAFEWVEINPNAGGLNGECLNITGDNCAPRTLPFDFQFYGVSTTSVRIHANGFVLFGTTCSQDWGSNPIPRVEAPNGYVAPMFTDWMPTAASCVYYLADNANHRVIVEWYNVIEYYETGPARFEIILYDPQFMPTPSGDGAMKMQYDGWEGRYEGSVGVENPTGTDGLQYYFQGYYEPHAAPIVPGRALLVTTDPNLSAADEARPTSPQQFLLSQNYPNPFNPSTTFAITVPHRAQVRLTLFDVLGREAAVLLDGVREPGVHSVTFNATGLSSGIYFARLESGGAIYTVRKIMLLK, from the coding sequence ATGAACCGCCTACTCAAACTACTCACGTGCACTGCGTGTGCGCTCGCCGTCCTGATCGGACCGGGTGGACTGTCGCAGGCCGCGGAGCACTCGCCGACGCTTGACGAAACCATACAAACCACGCCCGCCGGGAAACTGATCCCCGTGGTGCTCGTACTGGACAGCCGGGTCAGCATGGACGAGGTGTATCCGAATGCGCTCGCCCTCGCGATGGACGCCCGCCGCGACTATGTGATCCGCACGCTTAAAGAGCGCTTTGCCATGATGAGTGAAAGCGTGTGGCCGTACCTCGCCGATGAGAAGAAAGCCGGTCGCGTTTCATTGCTGCGACCACTCTGGGTCGTGAACTCGATCCGGGTCGTGCTCGATCCTGCGCTGATCGCTGACATCGACAGCAAGTTTCCCGAAGTCGTGTACATCCTGAGCGATCAGCGGTACGACAACACGCTCGATGCGGCGGGCTGGGGATTGCTCGACATCGAAGCGCCGCGCTGTTGGGAGGAGGTTGAAGCGAACGGCAGCGGCGTGATTCTCGGCCACAAGGACTCCGGTTGTAATACCGCGCTGCCCGCATTCGCCAATAATTTGTGGGTGAATCCCGGCGAGGACCTGAATGGCAACGGCCATGTGGACACGATCGAACAAAACGAAATCGATGATGACGGCAACGGATATGTGGACGACTTCTACGGCTGGAACTTCGAGGACGACAACGCATACTTGTATCCCACGGATGGCAGCGGCCACGGAAATCTGACTGCGTCGGTGATCGCCTCCGCGCTCGGCACGGCGACCAATCCGTGTGACACCTCCGCCGTCGCACCGGGAGTGAAGCTGATGATCCTGAAGAGTTACACTTCGCAGAGTTCTGTCTGGGAAGCGAGTCAGTATGCGATTGACCATGGTGCGATGGTCATCTCCGCGAGTTTGAGCTTCAAACTCTCCGATTGCGGAGATACCGTGCGCGATTGCCCGAATCTGGTCATGCATCGCCGGGTCAGCGAGATGGAACTTGCGGCGGGCATCATTCACGCGAATTCCACGGGAAACTACGGGCTGTCGAATCCGGTTCCCATGTCATGTTCAGCCCCTTCGACCTGCCCGCCGCCGGCGATGACCGACGGTCACGAACAGCAGGGCGGAGTCAGCTCGATCGTCGCGGTTTCCGCCTACCTCTCCGGGCATGTCCATTTCTCACAGTCCGGTCACGGTCCGGGCGGCTGGTCGCGCGATGACATCTGCTTCACCGCGGGGAGCCCGATCTCACGTATGCCATTCTGCGGACCCGCCGGTAGCAGCAACGCATATCCGGCCGAATACGAGGACTATCCGTGGCAGGACGGAGCATTCCCGGGATTGGCAAAGCCTGATGTGACCGCGCCGACGGTGGTTAGTGCGGTTGATCGCGGCGGCTTCTGCTCGAGCATTAACGGCACCAGCGGCGCGACTCCGCATGTCGGCGCGGCACTCGCCTTGATCTACTCGGCCTTTCCGGGGATTACGCCGGAAGACTGCTACCGCTACCTGATCGCCGGAATTCAAGATCAAGGCGAGGCGGGCTGGGATTCCCTGTGGGGATTCGGAATGGTGCGGCCGTATGCCGCGATTCTCGAAGGTCGCGGCCTGCGCGGGACCATCGCCGGAACCGCGGCGATCGGCCAATCACCGGTCGAGGGTGTGCGCGTCTCCGTCGCCGGGAATCAGCCGGTCTATTCGAATAGCAACGGAGTGTTCCGGCTCGTTGTCGCGGCGGGCGACTACGACGTGCTGTTCGAGCGGTACGGCTATCTCGACATTCATTTGAATCGTCACGTCACCGCGCAGGGAACGGTGAATGCCGACGTGGAATTGCAGGTTGCGCCGCAGACCACGCTGGCGGTCTCCGTCGTGAATTATGCGGGAGCCCCGCTCGCCGACATGCCCGTCTGGATTCCTGAGATCGAGCGCTCGGGGATAACCGATGTGAATGGATACGCGACCTTCAACGACATCTACGCCGGGGCCTACGACGTGCACTGCGGGGCCTTGCCGTGGGCTGAACACGTCGTGAACGCGGACGTCCACAGCGACCCATTGACGGTCACCGCTACGTTGAACTACTCGCCGCAGGCCACGGTCAGCGGACCGGATGAGTACGGATACTACATCTACGACAACTATGATTCGCCCCAGGCCGCGTTCGAGTGGGTGGAAATCAATCCGAATGCCGGCGGATTGAACGGAGAGTGCCTGAATATCACCGGCGACAATTGCGCCCCGCGCACACTGCCGTTCGACTTCCAATTCTACGGAGTAAGCACTACGTCCGTGCGAATTCACGCGAACGGTTTTGTCCTGTTCGGCACGACGTGTTCGCAAGACTGGGGTTCGAATCCGATTCCGCGCGTCGAAGCGCCGAATGGTTACGTCGCGCCGATGTTCACGGACTGGATGCCGACCGCCGCGTCGTGCGTCTATTACCTGGCCGACAATGCCAACCACCGCGTCATCGTCGAGTGGTACAATGTAATCGAGTATTACGAGACCGGTCCGGCGCGCTTCGAGATCATTCTCTACGATCCGCAATTCATGCCGACGCCCAGCGGTGACGGCGCGATGAAGATGCAGTATGATGGGTGGGAGGGCCGCTACGAGGGATCGGTCGGCGTCGAAAACCCGACCGGAACCGACGGATTGCAGTATTACTTCCAGGGCTATTATGAACCGCACGCCGCGCCGATCGTGCCCGGCCGGGCGCTGCTCGTCACCACCGACCCGAACCTCTCCGCGGCCGACGAGGCGCGTCCAACTTCGCCGCAGCAGTTCCTGCTGTCGCAAAACTATCCCAATCCGTTCAATCCGTCCACGACCTTTGCGATCACCGTGCCGCATCGGGCGCAGGTCCGCCTGACCTTGTTTGACGTGCTTGGTCGCGAAGCCGCCGTGTTACTTGACGGAGTTCGCGAACCCGGCGTACACTCGGTCACGTTCAACGCCACCGGACTCAGCAGCGGCATCTACTTCGCCCGCCTCGAATCCGGAGGCGCGATCTACACCGTGCGCAAGATCATGCTGCTGAAGTGA
- a CDS encoding response regulator, which translates to MPATTHKCLLVDDDSSFLMLMKTAIQQFGFETITAQDGDEGFAAFREHHPDLVVSDIHMPNRNGLMLLADIKSMNPDIPVILVTGLMHLKAVLNMEAVRPDIYMEKPFTLDQLKQAIDSLQPAIEQAWGASKEATPMADRHDIL; encoded by the coding sequence ATGCCCGCAACGACTCACAAGTGCTTGCTCGTGGACGACGATAGCAGTTTTCTGATGCTGATGAAGACGGCAATTCAGCAATTTGGGTTCGAGACGATCACGGCACAGGATGGTGACGAAGGATTTGCCGCCTTCCGTGAGCATCATCCCGATCTGGTGGTTTCCGACATTCACATGCCGAACCGGAATGGGCTGATGTTATTGGCGGACATCAAGTCGATGAATCCCGACATTCCTGTGATACTGGTGACCGGCTTAATGCACCTGAAAGCGGTTCTGAACATGGAGGCCGTGCGGCCCGATATCTACATGGAAAAACCGTTTACGCTGGATCAATTGAAGCAGGCCATCGACTCGCTGCAGCCCGCCATCGAGCAAGCCTGGGGTGCTTCCAAGGAAGCCACGCCGATGGCGGATCGCCACGATATTCTGTAG
- a CDS encoding RtcB family protein has protein sequence MAQPQATIERAGPFRYRIPQESRADMRTDGIMFLNDSLFGQLRADMSPTQVANVATLPGIVGCSLAMPDMHWGYGFPIGGVAAFHATEGVISPGGVGYDINCGVNLTRTAVHWQEVQGPLERLINTMFARIPTGVGSKGGLRVTKPEFEQVLLTGAQFAVRRGVCGADDPLHMEEQGALAGADPGEISARARERGFEQLGTLGAGNHFVEVQVVEEIHDERVAQVFGLFPGQVCCMVHSGSRGFGYQVCTDFLPVMDRAASKFGIELPDRQLACAPLTSKEGQRYFAAMKCAANFAWVNRLTMRWHWMQVFAEIMKRRIEDCGFGLVYDVCHNIAKFEQHLVAGDEARVCVHRKGATRSLPAGHPLVPLAYRQVGQPVLIPGDMGRASWVLVGEPNALTESFGSAPHGAGRLMSRNAGLKLRRSNEVREQLAARGIIVQARTGSTLAEEQPEVYKNVDDVVAVAAGVGLARPVAKLRPVGGIKG, from the coding sequence ATGGCACAACCACAAGCAACCATCGAGCGCGCCGGGCCGTTCCGCTACCGAATTCCGCAGGAAAGCCGCGCTGACATGCGGACGGACGGGATCATGTTCCTGAACGATTCTCTGTTCGGCCAGCTCCGGGCCGACATGTCGCCGACCCAAGTGGCGAATGTCGCCACTCTGCCGGGCATCGTCGGGTGCAGCCTAGCGATGCCGGACATGCATTGGGGGTATGGATTCCCGATCGGGGGTGTTGCGGCCTTCCATGCCACCGAGGGCGTGATCTCTCCGGGCGGCGTGGGCTACGACATCAACTGCGGAGTGAATCTTACGCGAACCGCGGTGCACTGGCAGGAAGTACAGGGGCCGCTGGAGCGGTTGATCAACACGATGTTCGCGCGGATTCCGACGGGCGTGGGATCCAAGGGCGGGCTGCGGGTGACAAAGCCGGAATTCGAGCAGGTCTTGCTGACCGGCGCTCAGTTTGCCGTCCGGCGAGGGGTGTGCGGGGCGGATGATCCGCTGCACATGGAAGAGCAAGGGGCGCTCGCCGGAGCCGACCCCGGCGAAATCTCGGCGCGCGCGCGGGAACGCGGCTTCGAGCAGCTCGGCACGCTGGGCGCGGGCAACCACTTTGTCGAGGTCCAGGTGGTTGAGGAGATTCACGACGAGCGCGTCGCTCAAGTATTCGGACTGTTTCCGGGCCAGGTTTGTTGCATGGTGCATTCAGGTTCGCGCGGCTTCGGTTATCAGGTCTGCACGGATTTCCTGCCCGTGATGGACAGAGCGGCCAGCAAGTTCGGGATTGAATTGCCCGATCGGCAGTTAGCCTGTGCTCCGCTCACCAGCAAGGAGGGCCAACGGTATTTTGCGGCAATGAAATGCGCGGCGAACTTCGCGTGGGTGAATCGGTTGACCATGCGCTGGCACTGGATGCAGGTCTTCGCGGAAATTATGAAACGACGCATTGAAGACTGCGGCTTCGGCCTGGTGTACGACGTCTGTCACAACATTGCCAAGTTCGAGCAACACCTCGTCGCCGGCGACGAAGCCCGCGTGTGCGTGCATCGTAAAGGTGCGACGCGTTCACTCCCGGCCGGGCATCCGCTCGTGCCGCTCGCGTACCGGCAAGTCGGTCAGCCGGTGCTGATTCCGGGCGACATGGGCCGCGCATCCTGGGTGTTGGTCGGCGAACCGAACGCGTTGACGGAATCCTTCGGCTCCGCGCCGCACGGCGCGGGTCGGCTGATGTCGCGTAATGCCGGACTGAAGCTGCGGCGCTCCAACGAGGTGCGGGAACAACTGGCGGCCCGCGGGATCATCGTGCAGGCACGTACCGGGTCAACACTGGCTGAAGAACAACCGGAAGTTTACAAGAACGTGGATGATGTTGTGGCGGTCGCCGCCGGAGTTGGTCTGGCGCGACCCGTGGCGAAGCTGCGTCCGGTCGGCGGGATCAAGGGATAG
- a CDS encoding archease: protein MIDKRFRAVDHSGDLAVEAWGADELEALANASLGLVAQLVPLDTIEEREQFPLWIADEDVDRRMIAYLNEIIYLISARRWLPCSVKYMTNCNSKDCNELQVVLGGEPLDPTRHELKYDVKAVTYHGFRVTKETGMVKIYFVCDL, encoded by the coding sequence ATGATCGACAAACGATTCCGGGCAGTTGACCACTCCGGCGACCTCGCAGTTGAGGCTTGGGGCGCCGACGAATTGGAGGCACTGGCCAATGCCTCTCTTGGACTGGTGGCTCAGTTGGTTCCGCTTGATACGATTGAAGAGCGAGAACAGTTTCCGTTGTGGATAGCTGACGAAGATGTAGATCGGCGGATGATCGCCTATCTTAATGAAATTATTTATCTTATATCTGCGAGACGCTGGTTGCCATGCTCGGTAAAATACATGACAAATTGTAACTCTAAAGATTGTAACGAATTACAGGTAGTTCTGGGTGGCGAACCCCTCGACCCGACGCGCCACGAGTTGAAATACGACGTCAAAGCGGTCACGTACCACGGCTTCCGCGTTACTAAGGAGACGGGGATGGTAAAGATTTACTTTGTCTGCGATCTCTAA
- a CDS encoding T9SS type A sorting domain-containing protein: protein MTLRAMFVIALTVISSRLAVARPDTLWSALPDLTGNSVFYGATACANGDFVLVGSIDDGEASSQDMLIVRLADNGEVLWTTRPTSGFEDVDQASSVVELPSGELRVVGWSANSYTLNVLDVDSEGNVIHVWSYETPGGRTKGMDIALWPGGDLGVVGYGYGGIGMGSDAWTMRKSATGDTLWSMMEHSSGIDAAISIEFRDDYFVTAGYDQAETNGEYDLYVSKFDTALAWGSGQRIELDGDQLAYAAAIGAAGDVYVGGREAAVPFLAKTDPELNLIWSRSDYFASGMTGHLRGVAMYGGDQPICAGWVEIAGDRQCLIMLADSHGDSLWSWTPNLGDSSGFWGIEGLNCSGYLVYGFANEGGTSRAFALRLAPEQGVLGVVRNAHGDALSGIRVRAVGESCTAVSTADGRFVLGLAAGQHRLIYSGNCIDTDTTAWITVAADSLLAYAITAHEPAIGSLPTSINLIAYNHVTAGGTLTLRNDGDGDLSYSIAVEMFNPGPDEAWLSVDPPVGSIAPLQTETVQITVTADTTDDGVFEFYGRLTVRTNTCPDTVAEIPVFVTVLDAETEPGLAGEFAVSEVYPNPFNGITTLELTLPRAADVALRVFDVVGRTVRELRHEGMSAGNHRLEIDLGDFATGVYFMRVRAGEYIAVRKLLLTK, encoded by the coding sequence ATGACGCTTCGAGCCATGTTCGTAATCGCGCTGACGGTAATTTCATCGCGGCTTGCCGTCGCGCGTCCCGACACGTTATGGTCGGCTCTGCCGGACCTGACCGGTAACTCGGTCTTCTATGGCGCGACCGCTTGCGCGAACGGCGACTTCGTCTTGGTGGGATCGATCGACGATGGTGAGGCCTCGTCGCAGGACATGCTGATCGTCAGGTTGGCCGATAACGGCGAGGTGCTCTGGACGACGCGGCCGACGAGCGGGTTCGAAGACGTGGATCAGGCCAGTTCGGTTGTTGAGTTGCCGAGCGGTGAACTGCGGGTCGTGGGTTGGTCTGCGAATTCGTACACACTGAATGTGCTCGATGTGGATTCGGAGGGCAACGTGATTCATGTCTGGAGCTATGAAACCCCGGGCGGGCGCACGAAGGGGATGGATATCGCGTTGTGGCCGGGCGGCGATCTCGGCGTGGTCGGTTACGGTTACGGTGGCATCGGTATGGGTTCGGACGCGTGGACCATGCGCAAGTCCGCGACCGGAGACACCCTGTGGTCGATGATGGAACACAGTTCCGGAATCGATGCCGCGATCTCAATCGAGTTCCGTGATGACTACTTTGTCACGGCAGGTTACGATCAGGCGGAGACGAACGGCGAGTATGACCTGTATGTTTCCAAGTTCGACACGGCGTTGGCGTGGGGCAGCGGACAACGGATCGAGCTGGACGGGGATCAACTGGCGTATGCCGCTGCGATCGGCGCAGCGGGAGATGTCTATGTCGGCGGCCGGGAAGCGGCCGTGCCGTTTTTGGCGAAGACGGATCCGGAGCTGAATCTGATTTGGTCGCGCTCCGATTATTTCGCGTCAGGAATGACCGGCCACCTCCGCGGCGTGGCCATGTACGGGGGCGACCAGCCGATCTGCGCGGGCTGGGTGGAAATCGCGGGGGATCGCCAGTGCCTGATCATGCTCGCGGATTCGCACGGCGATTCGCTCTGGAGTTGGACGCCCAACTTGGGTGATTCTTCAGGCTTCTGGGGCATCGAAGGCCTGAATTGCAGCGGATACTTGGTCTATGGATTCGCGAATGAGGGCGGCACTTCGCGCGCGTTCGCGCTGCGCCTTGCGCCGGAGCAGGGCGTGTTGGGCGTCGTGCGGAATGCCCACGGCGATGCTCTGAGCGGAATCCGGGTGCGGGCGGTCGGAGAAAGCTGCACGGCGGTCAGTACCGCGGATGGCCGGTTCGTGCTCGGGCTGGCGGCCGGTCAACACCGCTTGATCTACTCCGGCAACTGCATCGACACGGACACTACCGCGTGGATCACCGTGGCCGCGGACAGTCTGCTCGCGTACGCAATCACGGCCCACGAACCCGCGATCGGGTCGCTGCCGACGTCGATCAACCTGATCGCGTACAACCACGTGACCGCGGGGGGCACGTTAACCTTGCGCAACGATGGCGACGGGGATCTGTCCTATTCGATCGCTGTCGAGATGTTCAACCCCGGCCCGGACGAAGCTTGGTTATCGGTCGATCCGCCGGTCGGCTCCATCGCGCCGCTGCAAACGGAAACCGTGCAGATCACGGTGACCGCTGACACGACGGATGACGGTGTCTTCGAGTTCTACGGCCGGCTCACGGTGCGTACGAATACGTGTCCGGACACGGTCGCGGAGATTCCGGTGTTTGTGACCGTGCTGGATGCGGAGACTGAACCCGGACTTGCGGGGGAGTTCGCGGTCTCCGAGGTCTATCCGAATCCGTTCAATGGCATCACGACTCTGGAGCTGACGCTACCGCGTGCGGCGGATGTTGCGCTGCGCGTGTTTGACGTTGTCGGACGTACGGTGCGCGAACTCAGGCACGAGGGGATGAGTGCAGGCAATCATCGTTTGGAAATAGACCTCGGCGACTTCGCTACCGGCGTCTATTTCATGCGCGTGCGTGCCGGCGAATACATCGCGGTAAGAAAGCTGTTGCTGACGAAGTAG